TATGGCTAAGCCCTCAATTACTGATCGCTATTGACGGTAGACATGTGCGATCCTGTGGGATGAGATGCTCAACAGATTTGCGCCAACGGGTTGTGGAGTTTGTTCGCGGTGGAGGCAGCAAGGCCGAAGCGGCTCGGCGGTTCAAGGTCGGTGAGGCGAGCGTGTACCGCTGGCTCAAGCCTGGCGGCCTGACGTACCAGCGTCCCGGCCCTCGCCGGGCCCGCAAGCTGGATTGGGAGCAGTTACGTCGGCATGTGGAGGCACAGCCCGATCAGACTCAAGCGGAACGGGCGCGGCAGTTCCAGGTCTCGCGGCACTGTATCTGGAACGCGCTGCGAAAATTGGGGGTGACCCGTAAAAAAAAGACTGGGCTATTCCGAACGCGACCCGCTCCGACGAAAACAGTTCCTCCGCCTTCGCGAGCGGTTCGTGCGCCGTGGCAAACACCCCGTGTACATCGATGAATGCGGGTTTGTGTCTTCGACGGCGCGGCGGCATGGATATGCGCCCAAAGGCCAGCGTGTGGACGGCCTGGTTTCCGGGCATCGACGGCCCCGCACGTCGCTCATCGCCGCTCGCATGGATGGGCGACTCGCCGAACCCTGTCTATTCGAAGGCACCTGCGATACAACCGTCTTCAACGCCTGGCTGAAGACGCGGCTGTGCCCGCGTCTGAACGTCCACCATCTCGTGATCATGGACAACGCCGCATTTCATACCGCACCCGAAACAGCGCAGCTCATCGCAGCGACTGGCGCGACCCTGCTGTTTCTCGCGCCCTATTCTCCCGACCTCAATCCCATCGAGCATGACTTCGCCGCTCTCAAGAAGCGCCGCGAGTATCAGGACCAGACCACCCTCGACGACATCGTGAGAGGCTATCAATGATTGTGGGCTTAGCTATAACCGCCATGCCGAATTGGACGGACCGGATGCCGTTGCGGGGGGCGCCGCTCCTATTATTATTCCTGTTGTGGCTGGGGGGACGGCTCCTGATGGCTTTCCCATGGGCTGGAGCGGCGACAGCCGCCGTTGTGGACGGAGCCTTTTTGGTTCTCTTAGCGACCTATATCTGGCGAGAGATTGTAATAGCCGGTAGCTGGG
This Candidatus Nitrospira nitrificans DNA region includes the following protein-coding sequences:
- a CDS encoding transposase; this translates as MRRGKHPVYIDECGFVSSTARRHGYAPKGQRVDGLVSGHRRPRTSLIAARMDGRLAEPCLFEGTCDTTVFNAWLKTRLCPRLNVHHLVIMDNAAFHTAPETAQLIAATGATLLFLAPYSPDLNPIEHDFAALKKRREYQDQTTLDDIVRGYQ
- a CDS encoding IS630 transposase-related protein, coding for MRCSTDLRQRVVEFVRGGGSKAEAARRFKVGEASVYRWLKPGGLTYQRPGPRRARKLDWEQLRRHVEAQPDQTQAERARQFQVSRHCIWNALRKLGVTRKKKTGLFRTRPAPTKTVPPPSRAVRAPWQTPRVHR